One part of the Mycolicibacterium aromaticivorans JS19b1 = JCM 16368 genome encodes these proteins:
- a CDS encoding Lrp/AsnC family transcriptional regulator, whose translation MDRLDDTDERILAELAEHARATFAEIGERVNLSAPAVKRRVDRMLDAGVIRGFTTVIDRSAVGWNTEAYVQVYCHGTIAPDRLRAAWIDIPEIISAATVTGTSDAILHVLARDMRHLEAALERIRSSADIERSESIVVLSNLIDRSPA comes from the coding sequence ATGGACCGGTTGGACGACACCGACGAGCGGATCCTCGCCGAGCTCGCCGAGCACGCCCGAGCCACCTTCGCCGAGATCGGGGAACGGGTGAACCTGTCGGCTCCAGCGGTGAAGCGGCGGGTCGACCGGATGCTCGACGCCGGGGTGATCCGCGGGTTCACCACGGTCATCGATCGCAGCGCCGTGGGCTGGAACACCGAGGCCTACGTGCAGGTGTATTGCCACGGCACGATCGCGCCAGATCGGTTGCGCGCGGCCTGGATTGACATTCCCGAGATCATCAGTGCCGCCACCGTGACGGGAACGTCGGACGCCATCCTGCATGTGCTCGCTCGCGATATGCGACACCTGGAGGCGGCGCTGGAACGCATCAGGTCGAGCGCCGACATCGAACGGAGCGAGAGCATCGTGGTGTTGTCCAACCTGATTGACCGGTCACCCGCCTAA